The following proteins come from a genomic window of Pseudomonas hygromyciniae:
- a CDS encoding acetyltransferase yields the protein MTTPPSGSLKLVMLGAGGHAKVLLSLAIARGLEVQGVCDPELHRLGVVEWRGIRVLGGDEVLEQLDCARVGLINGIGQVVGSSLRQTIYERAVDKGFRFPTLVHPTAFVDGSAVLAEGVQVMAGVVIQPDASLGCNTIVNTRASVDHDCRVAAHVHIAPGATLCGNVQVATCAFVGAGATVIQGLVIGEYAVVGAGAVMVRDLPARSILLGQTARSRPVSGE from the coding sequence TCCGCCGAGTGGGTCGCTGAAGTTGGTCATGCTGGGGGCGGGTGGTCACGCGAAGGTCTTGCTTTCACTGGCTATCGCCAGAGGCTTGGAAGTGCAGGGTGTCTGTGATCCGGAACTCCATCGGTTGGGAGTTGTAGAATGGCGTGGAATCAGAGTATTGGGCGGCGACGAGGTGCTGGAGCAACTCGATTGTGCGCGCGTTGGTCTGATAAACGGCATTGGGCAGGTAGTCGGGAGTAGCCTTCGGCAAACAATCTATGAGCGAGCGGTGGACAAGGGTTTTCGATTTCCCACTCTGGTGCATCCGACAGCTTTCGTCGATGGGTCTGCGGTTTTGGCAGAGGGGGTGCAGGTGATGGCGGGAGTTGTCATTCAGCCGGATGCGAGCCTGGGATGCAACACCATAGTCAATACTAGGGCGAGTGTGGACCATGATTGCCGTGTGGCTGCCCATGTGCACATTGCCCCCGGTGCGACACTTTGTGGAAACGTTCAGGTGGCAACCTGTGCGTTCGTCGGTGCAGGTGCGACGGTGATTCAAGGGCTGGTGATTGGAGAGTATGCAGTTGTCGGTGCCGGGGCGGTGATGGTTCGTGACTTACCAGCCCGGAGCATTTTATTAGGACAAACGGCGCGTTCCAGACCTGTGTCGGGCGAGTAA